AAAATAAGTTAGTTAAATAATAAAAAAATTAGCTAAGAGTATTTGAAAACTATTCTATTGAAGCTTTTCTAATAGCTGCTGTAATTTCTTCAATTTTACCCCTAACATCATTGGTTTCTTCTACAACTGTTCCGGTAACAATTATATCCCCGCCAGCTTTTGCTGCTGTATATGCAGCTTCACCATCACGGATACCTCCACCAACAATAATTACCATATCTTCAGTAGCTTTTTTAGTATATCCTACCATTTCTGGTGGAATCGGTTTATCTGCTCCGGAACCTGCTTCAATGTAGAAAAATCTCATTCCTAAAAGTTCAGCAGACATCGCATAAGCTGCAGGTATTTTTGGTTTGTTTCTAGGTACTAATTTGGCATCTCCCACCCATCCAACAGTTCCTCCAGGCTGAACAACCATATAGCCCATTGGTAAAACTTCAATTCCAGCTTGCCTTACAATTGGTGCAGCTAATGCCTGAGCACCATAAATCCAATAAGGATTGGTAGAATTTAAATAGCTCATAAAGAAAATTGCATCTGCATATTTACTTACACTATTAATATTTCCAGGGAATAAAATAATTGGAACTTCTATATTCTCAGATAATATTTTACAAGTTTCATCAACTTCATCATTATTAACAGTTGACCCTCCAATCATAATTCCGTCAGTTCCACCAAGAATAGCTTCTTCAGCTATTTCTAAAGCTTCCTGTGGTGTTTGTTCATCAGGATCAATTAAAGTAAAATGAATTTTCCTATTTTTTAATATACCTTTAATATGTTCTTCGACCATTTCCATAAAAATCCCTATATAAATATCTTAATACAGTTATTTGTGTAAACAATATTATATTAAATTAATGTTTATAGAACTCTTAAATTTAATGTAAAAACAATGAAAACAGATTAAAAATCAAATTAAAATAATAAAATAGCTTATTAAAAAGTACTGAAATAAATTTTATAAAAAAAGAAATTGAAGTAAAGAGAATAAGATTATCCTCTTGGTTCTTTTGCTTTGAACCTTAAACCTGTGTAACCACATTTTCTACAAGTGGTTGCAGCAGCAGGGTTACGAGCATTACATTTTAAACAGATTTTAACATTAAACATTCTGTTTTCTGCTTCTTCAAATCTTGCCATTGATAACTCCTCCTTATAATCATGAAAAACGTAATTTTAATTAAAGAAAATATGTTATGAAACAAAATAAGAATTTTAATTATCATAACTATTAATAAATTATTTTGTTTTAATAGTATTTAAATGTTTAGTTAAAACCCTTTTTATTTCCGGAATTTATAACTCCCATATAAAATCAAACCTACAACAGCAATAACAAAAATCAAATCATGAATATGGAAATAATCAGTAAGAATAAAGCGATTTTACACCTAAATAAATAATAAAAAGAAAGAATCCAAAAATTATTCTTTAGATTCTAAAAATTCATTTTGAACCCTGACAACATCCTTACTAGTATCAGCTTCACTGTAAGCTTCTAAAAGATCATGATTTAATTCCAAAAATGTATGACCCCATTTAAAACCATCCAAAATATCTTTTGCCTCATCTTTAAAACGGGTGATATATAAAGTAGCTGAAACAGCTTCAACTGTAGATAAAATACATGGCTTTCCGTAATTAACAGGATTGGTGGCTATTAAAAAGGGAAGGGATCTGTGATATTTGGATAAAGAGAAGAATTTTTTAGAACTTGACACTTCGTTCCAGGAACAGTCAAGCCCTACAACTCCCCTTCTGTGAACATATCTGTAATCCTCATATGAAACAGCTTTTTGGGCAAACGGGTTTAACACAACAGCTCCACTAGGTATTTTATTAATATTATATACCAATTTACATTTACCTAATTTTTCCATTTTGATAGAAGTGCACTTCTTTCTATCACATTCATTTGCATGAAAAACTGTAACTTTCATTTAAACACTGCCTTCCAATACAGAAGTATTTCCTGCTTCATATTGACGTATCAAATCAATTTGATGGTTAAATTCATCCTGAGACAAACCGAACTGTTCAGCTACAGATGGAACATCCTTACTTTCTTTTAAACTAATAGTTTTGAGCAACGGTTCTACATAATTAATATATGAATCACCATAAGTGTTTTTAGTAAAGTTAACATCTGAATTATTTCCAAAGATTATATTGATTACATAACCCTGGTTTTCTTTTTGAACTTCACAGATGATAATTCCCATTGTACTTTTAGAGTTAGTAGAATTATTATTATCTCCATTATTGGGAACAGCTTCACCAAAGTAAATATTCCATTCCTGACCGTTGAAAGTTCTTTTTTCAGGACCTTCAATACCCTGGAATTCATAAATTTCCATTAATGCAGATGCATTGTCCATTGTAGTAATATTATATTCTATATCATGAGCCTTATCTTTATAAGAATGAACATACTCCAGAGAATCATTTTCCAAAGAAACATTACCTACAAAACTACCTGCCATAAAAGGAGTAGAAAATGAGGTTGATTCTTTGGATGAATCATCAAAGCTACCAGAAATAAAAATAAAACCTGCAACAACTACAACAGCTAAAATAACAACTGCAGCTATTATTATCATATTCTTTTTTTCCATTATGAAAACTCCATTAATCAAGTTTACTATACTTTAATTATTAATCAACCTGTTTTATATAATTTTACAAAAACTTTTATTATACTAAAAATAAAATAAATAACTGAACAAATAATTTTAAGTTGTTAATTATGAATAAAAAAGCAAAGTACGAATTAATTCTAATCATTCTAATAGGTGTTGTGCTGATAAACACTGCAATTGTTATCAGTCACCCTGAAAAGAAGAGTGATAGTGAAAACTGCTATAATATGACAACTGTTGGAAGTAATGAAAACGGGACTGTTTATAAAATTATAGCCGGGAACAATTCTTCCAATGATACTGTCGGGGTAATCCTTGGAGTTCATCCTAGAGAACATGAAATCCACGAAGAAGTAAATAAAACGATTGCCAATATTACAGGAGAAAACGGAACCAATAACTTAACTAAAAAATTCGTAATTTACTATGTTGTTACAAATGATAATTTAACTTCACGTGACGACACAAGACCTGCAGGTGAAAATCTGGCACATGACTTTATTGTCCCTAATATAAAAGCAGACAATCCATTTGTTGTAATTGATGTTCATGAAATTGATCCGAAGTATGAATATTCCAATTTTATTTACTCAATATCAAACAATAGTGCAAAAACAAATGGATATGCCCAAATAATAGCGGATAATTTAAGTATTGAGAATTTTAACTTTACAGAAGGTACAAGCCCCCATAAAGTTACAGAGCCAATAGCTGCTCAGGGAATAAACACCTTATTAATGGAAACATGTATTACAAATTCCATACAAGAAAAGCATGATACTGCAGAAAAATTAATTTACACACTAGACAATTTGAAAAAGTGATTAATATGGAAAAAGTTCGTGGAATATTAATTGGTAGAATGCAGCCAGTCCATAATGGCCATATTGAAGTCATTAAAAAAACGCTAGAAGAAGTGGATGAAATTGTAATAGGAATCGGCAGTGCTCAAAAAAGTCATGAGTTAAAAGATCCATTTACTGCAGGAGAACGTGTAGTGATGTTAACCCAGGCCCTAATTGAAAATAACATAGACCCTGGTAGCTATTACATCATACCTATGGAAGATATTAATTTCAATGCAATATGGGTTGCTCATGTTAAAATGATGACACCTCCGTTTTCTGTTGTTTATTCCGGAAATTCATTAGTAAAACAGTTGTTTTATGAAGAAGGATTTGAAGTCAGAAATCCGCCCCTTTATGACAGAATGAACCTGTCAGGAACAGAAATTAGAAGAAGAATGCTTGAAGATGAAAACTGGCAGGAACTTGTTCCGCAAGCTACAATAGATGTTATAGAAGAAATAAATGGTGTTGAAAGATTAAAAAATTTAGCTATAAAAGAAATAAGTGAAATTGGAGATTAAAAAATGGTTGTTAGAGTTATTGAAGCAAAAGAAGACAAAGTAACAATGGCTGATTTAATAGCAGACTTGAAAAAGTCCAACAAGGTGGATTATTCCGGAGCTATCTTTACTTTTGAAGGTATTGTCCGTGGAAAGGAAGAAAATATGAACCTTGAAAAGCTCATATTAACTACTCCAGATAAAGAAAAAACCTTAAAAGACATTGAAAATATTATTGAAGATGCAAAAATCAAATTTAATGTTTTTGAAATATCTGTAATACATTATATCGGAGAATTTTACACTGGAGACAGTCTGTTTTTAGTTGCAGTATTAGGTGGACACAGGGGAGAGTCACTTGATGCACTAAGAGAAGTAATTGAAAAAGTAAAATATGATGTTGAGTTTAAAAAAGAAGAAATTTCAGATAATGGAACTAAAACCATATTGGCAGGAGGTTGATTTTCATACCTCTAATTTTTTTTATTAAACTAATAATCCTGTTTTTAGTTATTTACTTAATAGTAAAGAACTTTAAGTTTATTTTTGTTGTTCTGGCACTGATTTTCCTATTTTTCGCACTTCAAACAGTCTTTGGATATGATGCAACAGCTATTTTAACTCAAGTATTTTCATACAATTAAATTCATTTTTTTAAAGTTTTTAAATTTTTATTTATATCAATACTTCAAATAGCGATATGTAAAAAAATATGTAATCGATGCAAAAACCTTTAATATTCCCTAAAACGAAAGATTTATATGCAATTCGATACTGATATATTATTAAAAATATTCTAAGGAGATTTTAAAATGGAAATTAGTGCTAGAAATAAAATGAATGGAAAAATAACTGACATTAAAACTGGTGGAGTTATGGCTAGTGTTAAAATCCAAGTTGAAGAACCTGGTGAAATTACAGCTTTAATTACCAAAGAATCCGTTGAAAAGCTCGGTTTAAAAGAAGGAGATGATGCAACAGCTATCATCAAATCAACTGAAATTATTGTAGGTAAAGAATAATTACCTACTAACTTATTTTTTTTAATCAAAATCCACCACCTACCACCAACGTTATAGAAGAACCTACTATTCCCAATATATTTTATATCAAATATTCGATTGTTTTAAATAAATTAAAATTTAAATTAAAAAATATGAAAATCGAACTAGAATCTATCGGAACTATACATACCGAGTTTAAAGATATTGAAGGTATGCCAATACAACCAACAGGTGCAAAAGGCGTTGAAGGAAAAATAGTACTTGATGAAAAATATGCTGCAGGTTTAAAGGATTTAGAAGATTTCTCCCACATTCATTTGCTTTACTTACTTCATAAAGTTGAAGGATACCTGTTAGAAGTAAAACCTTTTATGGACAACAACACACACGGAGTTTTCGCAACAAGATCTCCAAAAAGACCAAACCGCATAGGTTCTTCTGTAGTAAAATTAGATAAAATCGAGGAAAATACCATATACATCTCAAATATTGATGTTCTAGACGGCACACCATTACTGGACATTAAGCCTTATGTTCCCCAATTATATGAAGATACAATTGACGAGTTAAAAATAGGTTGGTTTGAGAGTAACCATAAAAAGGCTAAATCTCAAAAATCTGATGACAGATTTAAATAATTATTCTTTTCCAAATTCATCTGCAGGAATTAAGTGTTCTTCAAGCTGTAATCTGATATCATCAGGTATTGAAACTGATTTCTGTTCCATGAAATCAAAATGAACAAGAACACATGTTCCTTTAACTTTTAACTGACCGTCCTGCCATGCTTCCTGACCTAACGTAAAGGAACTATTTCCTATTTTTAAAATATGAGTTCTTATTTCAACATCCTGACCTAAAAAAATTTGTTTTAAGTAATCATAATCATTATGAACTAAAATTAATTTCCAGTGTTCATAATCAACTTTTAAATCAGGGGTAAAAATTCTGAACAATTCATTTCTTCCTGTTTCAAACCAATCCCCTAATGTATTATTGTTAATATGCCTTAAACCATCAAGATCTCCAAATTTTGGTGTGACAATAGTTCTAAACATTTTTTCATAATCTCCAAAAAAAATTAAAAAAAAGCTATAATGAATTTATAGCTTCTGTAATTAATTGAATAGTTGATTCAACATCTTTCATACTGCAAACACTTACAGTAGTGTGTATATATCTGGTTGGAACTGATAAAACTCCAGTTGGAATTCCTTCCCTTGTTAAGTGAATAGCTGTACCGTCAGTTGTTCCGCCGTCACTTACTTCAAGCTGGTAATCAATTTCATTTTCATCACCTGCTTTAATAAGCAAGTCTTTAATTGACTGCTGAGTAAGAATTCCGCGTCCACTTGCATCAGCTAAAATTATAGCCGGACCTTTACCCATTACTACTGGTGCCTCTTCAGGTTTAATTCCCGGATGGTCACCAGATAAGGTAACATCTAATGCAATAGCCATGTCTGGATTTAATTTAAATGCAGAAGTTTTTGCTCCTTTAAGACCTACTTCTTCCTGTACAGTACCTACACCGTAAACAGTAGCTCTTGTATTTACTCTTTTTAAAACTTCCATCATTACATAACAGCCAACACGATTATCTAATGCTTTACCCATAATCAAATCGTTTGGATATTCTTCAAACCAAGCTCTGAAACTTATTTTGTCTCCAATACGAATCATTTTTTCTGCATCTTCCTGGTCTTTTGCACCGATATCAATAAACATGTCATCTGCTTTTACAACTTTGTTTCTTTCTTCAGGTTTTGTAACATGAGGTGGTTTTGAGCCAATAACCCCCGGAACATCTTCTCCAATGCTGCTGTGAATAATTACAGACTGATTCATTAACATTTGGTCATTAATTCCACCAATTGTTGAGAATTTGACATATCCTTTTTCATCAATATATCTGACCATCAATCCGATTTCATCCATATGGGAAGCTAACATTACAGTAGGTGCTTTTTTCTCACCTTTTTTAGTAGCTATTACATTACCCATACTGTCTTCTTCAATAGAATCAGCGACATCTTTTAATTCTCTTTTAATAATGTTTGCTATTTTTTCTTCAGATCCAGAAACACCTGGAGTTAAAGATAGCTCTTTCATTAATTCCATCATATCACCATTAAATAAATGTATTTTTTATATTATAAATAGTTTAAAAAATAAGTAAAAACAAGAAGATTTACTTCTTATTTGTTAATGCTTTAAATCCAATTGTTGTAGTACTGTATTTAGTTCCAGCAGCTTTAATAACATCCTGGATTTTAGATGTAAGATAAGATTCAGGTCTCCAAGGCGCATCCTTATCTTCACCGACAACAGAAACTTCATCAACAATATTGTTTTCAAGCAGATATACTAAAATAGCTGATACTACACCACCATCTTGTCCCATAATGGAATCTGCTTTTACAGAGTAAATTTCAAGGTATTCGCCTAATGGCTGTTCATCAATTCCTTCAGGATATATTGCATCACTGATAAATGTTCTAGGACATGCAAAGTAACATGCATGACAGTCTTCTTCACATTCTTTTACTGATACAGGTTTTCTGTTGTTTATCTGAACAGCATCAATCGGACAGACATATTCGCAGGCACCGCATAAAACACATGACCCTACACTGATTACATCATTTTGCAGGTTGT
This genomic stretch from Methanobrevibacter smithii ATCC 35061 harbors:
- a CDS encoding phosphoglycerol geranylgeranyltransferase; the encoded protein is MEMVEEHIKGILKNRKIHFTLIDPDEQTPQEALEIAEEAILGGTDGIMIGGSTVNNDEVDETCKILSENIEVPIILFPGNINSVSKYADAIFFMSYLNSTNPYWIYGAQALAAPIVRQAGIEVLPMGYMVVQPGGTVGWVGDAKLVPRNKPKIPAAYAMSAELLGMRFFYIEAGSGADKPIPPEMVGYTKKATEDMVIIVGGGIRDGEAAYTAAKAGGDIIVTGTVVEETNDVRGKIEEITAAIRKASIE
- a CDS encoding 50S ribosomal protein L40e, which encodes MARFEEAENRMFNVKICLKCNARNPAAATTCRKCGYTGLRFKAKEPRG
- a CDS encoding DUF367 family protein encodes the protein MKVTVFHANECDRKKCTSIKMEKLGKCKLVYNINKIPSGAVVLNPFAQKAVSYEDYRYVHRRGVVGLDCSWNEVSSSKKFFSLSKYHRSLPFLIATNPVNYGKPCILSTVEAVSATLYITRFKDEAKDILDGFKWGHTFLELNHDLLEAYSEADTSKDVVRVQNEFLESKE
- a CDS encoding nicotinamide-nucleotide adenylyltransferase, whose protein sequence is MEKVRGILIGRMQPVHNGHIEVIKKTLEEVDEIVIGIGSAQKSHELKDPFTAGERVVMLTQALIENNIDPGSYYIIPMEDINFNAIWVAHVKMMTPPFSVVYSGNSLVKQLFYEEGFEVRNPPLYDRMNLSGTEIRRRMLEDENWQELVPQATIDVIEEINGVERLKNLAIKEISEIGD
- a CDS encoding molybdenum cofactor biosynthesis protein MoaE; protein product: MVVRVIEAKEDKVTMADLIADLKKSNKVDYSGAIFTFEGIVRGKEENMNLEKLILTTPDKEKTLKDIENIIEDAKIKFNVFEISVIHYIGEFYTGDSLFLVAVLGGHRGESLDALREVIEKVKYDVEFKKEEISDNGTKTILAGG
- a CDS encoding TOBE domain-containing protein; this translates as MEISARNKMNGKITDIKTGGVMASVKIQVEEPGEITALITKESVEKLGLKEGDDATAIIKSTEIIVGKE
- the tsaA gene encoding tRNA (N6-threonylcarbamoyladenosine(37)-N6)-methyltransferase TrmO yields the protein MKIELESIGTIHTEFKDIEGMPIQPTGAKGVEGKIVLDEKYAAGLKDLEDFSHIHLLYLLHKVEGYLLEVKPFMDNNTHGVFATRSPKRPNRIGSSVVKLDKIEENTIYISNIDVLDGTPLLDIKPYVPQLYEDTIDELKIGWFESNHKKAKSQKSDDRFK
- a CDS encoding acyl-CoA thioesterase, with protein sequence MFRTIVTPKFGDLDGLRHINNNTLGDWFETGRNELFRIFTPDLKVDYEHWKLILVHNDYDYLKQIFLGQDVEIRTHILKIGNSSFTLGQEAWQDGQLKVKGTCVLVHFDFMEQKSVSIPDDIRLQLEEHLIPADEFGKE
- a CDS encoding M42 family metallopeptidase, giving the protein MMELMKELSLTPGVSGSEEKIANIIKRELKDVADSIEEDSMGNVIATKKGEKKAPTVMLASHMDEIGLMVRYIDEKGYVKFSTIGGINDQMLMNQSVIIHSSIGEDVPGVIGSKPPHVTKPEERNKVVKADDMFIDIGAKDQEDAEKMIRIGDKISFRAWFEEYPNDLIMGKALDNRVGCYVMMEVLKRVNTRATVYGVGTVQEEVGLKGAKTSAFKLNPDMAIALDVTLSGDHPGIKPEEAPVVMGKGPAIILADASGRGILTQQSIKDLLIKAGDENEIDYQLEVSDGGTTDGTAIHLTREGIPTGVLSVPTRYIHTTVSVCSMKDVESTIQLITEAINSL